One Setaria viridis chromosome 5, Setaria_viridis_v4.0, whole genome shotgun sequence genomic region harbors:
- the LOC117858539 gene encoding probable WRKY transcription factor 29, which produces MAGFSGSSNGTHKRLLQDCSSYAQEHAKKRVRISTRTEYTYAPYHDGYQWRKYGQKMIRGNTYPRCYYRCTFHQDHGCPATKHVEQTNSQDPPLFRVIYTNEHTCSSTHVSDYMASSIHIQQIADASLRKAETEIPSLTHCGAGHGLIKEEKDAIVSSLLTVTNGCDVAKSDVGRAAMQENTPAPMARNIYEAIPSVSPVQLAPSDELKMDFVEPLESHWFEPLDLGWFI; this is translated from the exons ATGGCCGGCTTCAGCGGCAGCTCTAATGGAACCCATAAAAGGCTGCTGCAGGATTGTAGTAGTTATGCCCAGGAGCATGCTAAGAA GAGGGTCCGCATTAGCACAAGAACTGAGTACACATACGCACCATATCATGATGGATACCAGTGGAGAAAATACGGGCAAAAAATGATCCGTGGAAATACCTACCCGAG GTGCTACTATAGGTGTACATTCCATCAGGATCATGGCTGCCCAGCAACCAAGCATGTGGAGCAAACCAACTCCCAGGATCCGCCACTATTCCGAGTAATCTACACAAATGAGCACACATGCAGCAGTACCCATGTCTCAGACTACATGGCTTCATCTATACACATCCAGCAGATTGCCGATGCCTCTTTGAGAAAGGCAGAGACAGAAATACCTAGCTTGACCCACTGCGGTGCTGGCCATGGATTgataaaagaagagaaagatgCCATTGTCTCCTCCTTGCTCACTGTCACCAATGGCTGTGATGTTGCAAAATCGGATGTTGGGCGTGCAGCTATGCAAGAGAACACACCTGCTCCAATGGCCAGAAACATCTATGAAGCCATCCCTTCCGTTTCACCTGTACAGCTAGCACCATCCGATGAACTGAAAATGGACTTCGTCGAACCACTGGAGTCCCACTGGTTCGAGCCATTGGATTTGGGTTGGTTCATATAA